A portion of the Homo sapiens chromosome 16, GRCh38.p14 Primary Assembly genome contains these proteins:
- the ARL2BP gene encoding ADP-ribosylation factor-like protein 2-binding protein isoform X1, with amino-acid sequence MDDEFQLLQRNFMDKYYLEFEDTEENKLIYTPIFNEYISLVEKYIEEQLLQRIPEFNMAAFTTTLQHHKDEVAGDIFDMLLTFTDFLAFKEMFLDYRAEKEGRGLDLSSGLVVTSLCKSSSLPASQNNLRH; translated from the exons ATGG ATGACGAGTTCCAGTTATTACAGAGAAATTTCATGGACAAGTACTACCTGGAGTTTGAAGACACAGAAGAGAATAAACTCATCTACACACCTATTTTTAATGAATAC ATTTCTTTGGTAGAAAAATACATTGAAGAACAGCTGCTGCAGCGGATTCCTGAGTTCAACATGGCAGCCTTCACCACAACATTACA GCACCATAAGGATGAAGTGGCTGGTGACATATTCGACATGCTGCTCACCTTCACAGATTTTCtggcttttaaagaaatgtttttggaCTACAGAGCA GAAAAAGAAGGCCGAGGACTGGACTTAAGCAGTGGCTTAGTGGTGACTTCATTGTGCAAATCATCTTCTCTGCCAGCTTCCCAGAACAATCTGCGGCACTAG
- the ARL2BP gene encoding ADP-ribosylation factor-like protein 2-binding protein — MDALEGESFALSFSSASDAEFDAVVGYLEDIIMDDEFQLLQRNFMDKYYLEFEDTEENKLIYTPIFNEYISLVEKYIEEQLLQRIPEFNMAAFTTTLQHHKDEVAGDIFDMLLTFTDFLAFKEMFLDYRAEKEGRGLDLSSGLVVTSLCKSSSLPASQNNLRH, encoded by the exons ATGGACGCCTTAGAAGGAGAGAGCTTTGCGCTGTCTTT CTCCTCCGCCTCTGATGCAGAATTTGATGCTGTGGTTGGATATTTAGAGGACATTATCATGG ATGACGAGTTCCAGTTATTACAGAGAAATTTCATGGACAAGTACTACCTGGAGTTTGAAGACACAGAAGAGAATAAACTCATCTACACACCTATTTTTAATGAATAC ATTTCTTTGGTAGAAAAATACATTGAAGAACAGCTGCTGCAGCGGATTCCTGAGTTCAACATGGCAGCCTTCACCACAACATTACA GCACCATAAGGATGAAGTGGCTGGTGACATATTCGACATGCTGCTCACCTTCACAGATTTTCtggcttttaaagaaatgtttttggaCTACAGAGCA GAAAAAGAAGGCCGAGGACTGGACTTAAGCAGTGGCTTAGTGGTGACTTCATTGTGCAAATCATCTTCTCTGCCAGCTTCCCAGAACAATCTGCGGCACTAG